Below is a genomic region from Isosphaeraceae bacterium EP7.
GCTTGCCACGGCCGAGGGCATCGAGAGTGTGCTGCCCGAATTCCTCAGCTTCCTCGGCCCGGCCGATTCGACCTTGTTGCTGGCCCACAATGCGGCCTTCGACGCGGGGTTTCTGGGCGCCGAGCTGGGCCGTCTCGGCCTGCCGATGCCGGGCCACGCCGTGGCCGACACCCTGGTCCTGTCGCGGAGGCGGCGGCCCGACGCCCCCAATCATCGGCTCGATTCCCTGGCCCGCCTGCTCGGTCTCGACGGCGAGGGCCTGCATCGCGCGCTGGCCGATAGCCGGCGAGTAATGGACCTCTGGCTGCAACTCGACGACGGCGAGCCGCCGACGACCTACCCGATCGCCGATCCTAGCCAGAACCCCGCTCCGCCGATTCCACACGGCTGGGAGACGATGTCCAACGCCATCCGCGAGGGCTTGCCGCTGACGATCATCTACAGCGGCGGGACCCAAGGCGACACCCCTCGGGCGATCAGCCCTCGACGATTCGTGCGTCGTGGTGGGCTGACGTATGTGGTTGCGTTCTGCCATATCAGCAGTCGCGACAAGGAATTCCGTCTCGACCGAGTGAAATGGCATGGGGTCATGGTCGCCCCCGATACGATTGAAACCGGTGCGAGGAACGGTTAGGTTAAGGGGATGCGCGGACCCCGGCCCGACCGAGGGTGTTCCGGACGTCGACCGAATTTCGTCGAATCGACCCGCCAGCCCATCGCCGCCCCGCACGATTGAGGATGTGTCCCTATGCCGTCGCCCGCCGAACGTCCCCGAGTGCTCAACGGACCGCCGACGCAACCGACGGCGCTGGGCCTCATCGCGCTATCCGCCCTGAGCCGCTCCGGCTTCATGCCCTGGA
It encodes:
- a CDS encoding exonuclease domain-containing protein, whose translation is MTDDRPTFVAFDLETTGLWAETDRIIEIGAIRFDHSGKESGRFERLVNPRRPVGASSRAIHGLDDSLLATAEGIESVLPEFLSFLGPADSTLLLAHNAAFDAGFLGAELGRLGLPMPGHAVADTLVLSRRRRPDAPNHRLDSLARLLGLDGEGLHRALADSRRVMDLWLQLDDGEPPTTYPIADPSQNPAPPIPHGWETMSNAIREGLPLTIIYSGGTQGDTPRAISPRRFVRRGGLTYVVAFCHISSRDKEFRLDRVKWHGVMVAPDTIETGARNG